Proteins co-encoded in one Campylobacter concisus genomic window:
- a CDS encoding polyprenyl synthetase family protein yields the protein MSLLEDFVKFLNANLPKAPSFHPYYEEALGVMLKAGGKHFRALLLLGVVESVDKSLTQKAMRVALGLEMMHTYSLIHDDLPSMDNASLRRGTPTLHVTYDETTAILAGDALNTHAFYEISRADLPAETRIKCVEILSENAGVSGMVLGQALDCFFENTNKEDIKRAKAKFGLSGKMLSLDELVFLHIHKTAKLIAASLKMGAVIVNLSEIECEKIYDIGLKLGLAFQIQDDIIDLTSDEAAAGKPVHNDLAKNSFTNLLGLYGAKKKKDELICEIEEALKQIDANIAKMILELTDKHLR from the coding sequence ATGAGCCTACTTGAGGACTTTGTAAAATTTCTAAACGCAAATTTGCCAAAGGCGCCTAGCTTTCACCCTTATTATGAGGAGGCGCTTGGCGTTATGCTAAAGGCTGGGGGCAAGCACTTTAGGGCGCTTTTGCTTCTTGGCGTGGTGGAAAGTGTGGATAAAAGCCTCACGCAAAAGGCCATGAGAGTGGCTTTAGGGCTTGAGATGATGCATACATACTCGCTTATCCATGATGACTTGCCTTCGATGGACAATGCAAGCCTAAGACGCGGCACCCCAACGCTTCATGTCACATATGATGAGACTACTGCCATACTTGCAGGAGATGCGCTAAATACACATGCTTTTTATGAAATTTCACGTGCCGATTTACCAGCTGAAACGCGTATAAAATGCGTAGAAATTTTAAGCGAAAATGCTGGCGTTAGCGGCATGGTGCTAGGTCAGGCACTGGATTGTTTTTTTGAAAATACGAACAAAGAGGATATCAAAAGAGCAAAGGCTAAATTTGGCCTCTCTGGCAAGATGCTAAGCCTAGATGAGTTAGTCTTTTTACACATCCACAAGACCGCAAAGCTCATCGCTGCAAGTCTAAAAATGGGCGCTGTGATAGTAAATTTAAGTGAAATAGAGTGTGAGAAAATTTATGATATCGGCCTAAAGCTCGGCCTTGCTTTTCAGATACAAGATGACATCATTGATCTTACGAGCGACGAAGCGGCCGCTGGAAAGCCTGTGCATAACGACCTAGCTAAAAACTCATTTACAAATTTACTTGGTCTATATGGCGCAAAAAAGAAAAAAGATGAGCTAATTTGCGAGATAGAAGAGGCACTAAAACAGATAGATGCAAACATCGCAAAGATGATCTTAGAGCTTACGGATAAACACCTTAGATAA